The Oncorhynchus clarkii lewisi isolate Uvic-CL-2024 chromosome 29, UVic_Ocla_1.0, whole genome shotgun sequence genome contains a region encoding:
- the LOC139388763 gene encoding palmitoyltransferase ZDHHC23-A-like, translating to MKWEKFKPPEPDDAMCCFECDLDPHGCFCDCDDLDEACSRWLKGEPQKPDGVLPVFGAVMDRLRLRLLSGDRRVEISMVPALVLLPMLLRLAALHFLLGLVILTALPGLVLWYYYATHRKKGRTLFFLSLALFSLAYMYFLFITEILPRGDVTHLQLVTVTTGVVLTLISLVRTKRGPGFVQPSLADTHSTSTSHYQLPDKDSASQNGVDQSVLPAPPARPVEQQTQSLTAKGGRCPLCKVVRPPRAGHCRICGGCVQRLDHHCIWINSCVGQANHRSFLLTLLLFLLTSLHGVSLVLRSVCPQQNLLTALLYCPGVYSQYSSALCFTCAWYSSIVTAGLLNLLVLQLINISHNVTEREAQLALRRKNGQSRPCGLVVDTVVYSRGFCQNWAEFLAMGEPVDRPSSVLTDLV from the exons ATGAAATGGGAGAAGTTTAAGCCTCCAGAGCCAGATGATGCCATGTGCTGTTTTGAATGTGATTTGGACCCACATGGATGCTTCTGTGACTGTGACGACCTGGATGAAGCTTGCAGCAG GTGGCTGAAGGGTGAGCCTCAGAAACCTGACGGTGTGTTGCCTGTGTTTGGTGCAGTGATGGACCGGCTGAGGTTGAGACTGTTATCAGGGGACAGGCGGGTGGAGATCTCCATGGTCCCAGCTTTAGTGTTGCTTCCCATGCTACTGCGGCTGGCAGCCCTGCACTTCCTGCTGGGCCTGGTCATTCTGACAGCCCTGCCTGGCCTGGTGCTGTGGTACTACTACGCCACACACCGGAAGAAGGGCCGCACCCTCTTTTTCCTCAGCCTGGCGCTCTTCTCCCTAGCCTACATGTACTTCCTCTTCATCACAGAGATCCTACCTCGTGGGGACGTAACTCATCTGCAGCTGGTGACCGTGACAACAGGTGTGGTTCTTACTCTTATCTCTCTTGTGCGCACCAAGAGGGGGCCAGGCTTCGTGCAGCCTTCCCTGGCTGACACACACAGCACCAGCACCAGTCATTACCAACTGCCTGACAAAGACTCGGCCTCTCAGAATGGAGTGGACCAGTCGGTGTTGCCTGCCCCCCCAGCCAGACCAGTGGAACAGCAGACACAGTCCCTGACAGCGAAGGGGGGCAGGTGTCCTCTGTGCAAAGTGGTGCGTCCCCCTCGGGCGGGACATTGCCGGATCTGTGGAGGCTGTGTCCAGCGCCTGGACCACCACTGTATCTG GATTAACAGCTGTGTGGGCCAGGCTAATCATCGCAGCTTCCTGCTGACCCTGCTCCTCTTTCTGTTGACCTCTCTGCATGGGGTCAGTCTGGTGCTGCGCAGCGTGTGTCCCCAACAGAACCTGCTTACCGCCCTACTCTACTGCCCTGGTGTCTACAGTCAGTACAG CTCAGCCCTGTGCTTCACCTGTGCCTGGTACAGCAGTATTGTCACAGCAGGCCTGCTAAACCTGCTGGTGCTGCAACTTATCAATATCAGCCACAATGTGACAGAACGGGAAGCACAACTTGCACTGCGGAGGAAAAATGGCCAGAGTCGCCCGTGTGGCCTCGTTGTCGACACAGTGGTCTACTCACGTGGCTTCTGCCAGAACTGGGCTGAATTCCTGGCAATGGGAGAGCCTGTCGATAGACCATCCTCCGTCCTCACTGACTTGGTTTAG
- the LOC139388027 gene encoding V-type proton ATPase catalytic subunit A-like codes for MDTSKLPKIRDEERESEFGYVHGVSGPVVTATAMAGAAMYELVRVGHSELVGEIIRLEGDMATIQVYEETSGVSVGDPVLRTGKPLSVELGPGIMGSIFDGIQRPLKDINDLTQSIYIPRGVNIGALNRDLKWEFTPGQSLRTGSHITGGDIYGTVFENSLIKHKLMLPPRSRGTVTYVAPPGNYDVNDVVLELEFEGLKEKFTMIQVWPVRQIRPVTEKLPANHPLLTGQRVLDALFPCVQGGTTAIPGAFGCGKTVISQSLSKYSNSDVIIYVGCGERGNEMSEVLRDFPELTMEVDGKVESIMKRTALVANTSNMPVAAREASIYTGITLSEYFRDMGYNVSMMADSTSRWAEALREISGRLAEMPADSGYPAYLGARLASFYERAGRVKCLGNPEREGSVSIVGAVSPPGGDFSDPVTSATLGIVQVFWGLDKKLAQRKHFPSVNWLISYSKYTRALDEYYDKHFPEFVPLRTKAKEILQEEEDLAEIVQLVGKASLAETDKITLEVAKLLKDDFLQQNGYTPYDRFCPFYKTVGILSNTIAFYDLARHAVETTAQSDNKITWSMIREHMGEILYRLSSMKFKDPVKEGEAKIKADYSQLLEDMQNAFRTLED; via the exons atgGACACTTCCAAGCTTCCTAAGATCCGTGATGAAGAGCGGGAAAGCGAGTTTGGATATGTGCATGGAGTTTCTGGTCCAG TGGTGACGGCCACCGCCATGGCAGGAGCGGCCATGTACGAGCTGGTGCGTGTGGGTCACAGTGAGCTGGTGGGAGAGATCATCAGGCTGGAGGGAGACATGGCAACCATTCAGGTCTACGAGGAGACCT CTGGTGTGTCTGTCGGGGACCCTGTCCTTCGGACAGGAAAGcccctgtctgtagagttggGTCCGGGAATCATGGGGTCCATTTTTGATGGCATCCAGCGGCCCCTCAAAGACATCAATGACCTCACTCAAAGCATTTACATCCCTAGAGGAGTCAACATTGGAGCCCTCAACCGTGACCTCAAGTGGGAGTTTACACCTGGCCAGAGTCTTAGA ACTGGCAGTCACATAACAGGTGGGGATATCTACGGCACGGTCTTTGAGAACTCGCTGATCAAACACAAGTTGATGCTGCCTCCCCGGAGCAGAGGCACTGTCACCTACGTGGCCCCACCTGGAAACTATGATGTCAAT GATGTGGTGCTGGAACTGGAGTTTGAGGGTTTGAAAGAGAAGTTTACCATGATCCAGGTCTGGCCAGTGCGACAGATTCGCCCGGTCACAGAGAAGCTGCCTGCCAATCACCCCCTGCTCACCGGCCAGAGAGTGTTGGATGCCCTCTTCCC GTGTGTCCAGGGTGGTACTACTGCTATCCCAGGAGCCTTCGGTTGTGGCAAGACTGTGATCTCACAGTCCCTGTCCAAGTATTCCAACAGTGATGTCATCATCTATGTGGGCTGTGGAGAGCGTGGAAATGAGATGTCTGAAGTGTTGAGAGATTTCCCTGAG CTTACAATGGAAGTGGATGGAAAGGTTGAAAGTATCATGAAGAGAACAGCTCTAGTGGCCAATACTTCCAACATGCCTGTCGCTGCTAGAGAGGCCTCTATTTACACAG GAATCACTCTGTCTGAGTACTTCAGAGACATGGGCTACAACGTCAGCATGATGGCCGACTCCACCTCCCGGTGGGCCGAGGCTCTCAGGGAGATCTCAGGACGATTGGCTGAGATGCCTGCTG ACAGCGGGTACCCTGCCTACCTGGGAGCCAGACTGGCCTCCTTCTATGAGCGTGCTGGCAGGGTTAAGTGCCTGggtaacccagagagagagggcagcgtCAGCATTGTTGGAGC TGTGTCTCCCCCTGGTGGAGACTTCTCTGATCCTGTTACTTCAGCTACACTGGGTATTGTACAG gTGTTCTGGGGTCTAGATAAGAAGCTGGCTCAGAGAAAGCATTTCCCGTCAGTCAACTGGCTGATCAGCTACAGCAAGTACACGCGGGCGCTGGACGAGTACTACGACAAGCACTTCCCTGAGTTTGTGCCGCTTCGCACCAAGGCCAAGGAGATCctgcaggaggaggaggatttgGCTGAGATTGTACAGCTTGTAGGCAAG GCATCTCTCGCTGAGACCGACAAGATCACATTGGAGGTTGCTAAACTACTCAAGGATGACTTCCTGCAGCAGAATGGCTATACTCCGTATGACAG GTTCTGCCCTTTCTACAAAACGGTGGGCATCCTTTCCAACACAATTGCATTCTATGACTTGGCGCGACATGCAGTGGAGACCACGGCTCAGAGTGACAACAAGATTACCTGGTCCATGATCCGGGAGCACATGGGAGAGATCCTCTACAGACTCAGCTCTATGAAGTTCAAG GATCCAGTGAAGGAGGGCGAGGCCAAAATCAAAGCAGACTACTCTCAGCTTCTGGAGGACATGCAGAATGCCTTCCGTACCCTGGAGGACTGA